The DNA segment TGCCTGAGTGGATATGCAGCGTATGCAGCCAAGGGAAATAACCCTTCGTTTGGGTTTGGCGATACATTTTCGATTGTCGAAAGCGCCTATGCCGACGATGATGGCAAAAGAGAACATGAGGGAAAGCATGAACGTCACGGCGGAAATCAAAAATCTGAAAAAGAGGGTGATGATGATCGTGATAGCGTATGGAGTGACATCCATGAAATGTCGGCACAATTCATGTTGTTTTTGATCGGTTTACATATAATTGGCGTTGCTGTTTCAAGTAGAAAGCATAATGAAAACCTTGTGATGTCCATGATAACAGGAAAAAAAGACAAGAAAGGAGAAATAAGTGAGTCAAGTAGATTTATCTGAAACAATGCGAAGATTTATGGCGAATGACCAGCTTAAGAAAAAGCTGAAAGTATTTCTTGGGATAGGTTGCCTCGGCATCCTACTGGTGGGTGGTCTTATTATTTGGGCAGGTGTTGCGACCGTTAAACATGTTGCAAGCGTCGGAGCAAACGTCAATGTGCAGGAACAGGTTCAAAACCTAAAGACTGGGGCTCTCAACTTGCCAGCCATAGCAAAGGTTGGCTGCTGGGAAAAAGCGCAAAGCTTGCTGACTATCCAGGTTTGGCTTGAAAAACCTGTCGCCGAAAATCTCCAGGGCCTAAAGGACGCCTGTTTAGGCTCAGAGGGCAAGCCACAAACCAACTGAGAAAATTCTGGGTTAAATGTCCAAAGTGGTCTCAAGAAGAGATTACACCCGAATGGGGAGTTTCCACTCTCAGGCATGAGATTATTTGGATAACATAATATAATAACGAGGAAAAATTATGAATATTGAAAGAATAGCGTTGGCCTTTGGCATACTACTCGCAGCAAACACGGTACTTGCTTCAGAAACCTTGGAGTTGAAAACCTCCAAGGAGAAGGTGAGCTACGCGATCGGCATGGACATGGGCAATAGCCTGAAGAAAAATGGCGTTGATATCAACCCGGATGTCCTTGCAAAGGCGATTAAAGATGTTCTCACAGACCAGAAGCCTCAAATAACCAACCAGGAAGCTGTGACAATCTTAACTGGCCTGCAAGAGGAAATGCAGGGAAAACGTCAGGAGGCGATGAAGGTTCTTGGCGAAAAAAACAAAAATGAAGGTGCCGCCTTTCTTGTTGAAAACATGAAAAAGGAGGGTGTGAAAACTCTTCCAAGTGGCCTTCAATATAAAGTGATAACCGAGGGCAAGGGCAAGTCGCCAAGTGCAACGGATACGGTTACGGTGCAATACACTGGAAGGCTTGTCGATGGGACTGAGTTTGACAGCTCTTATAAACGTGGAGAGGCTGCAACCTTTGTGGTAAATGGCGTTGTTAAAGGATGGACAGAGGCCCTGCAATTAATGAAAGAAGGGAGTAAATGGCAGCTTTTCCTGCCCTCAAACCTGGCTTATGGCGAGACCGGAACCGTTGGTGGTCCGATTGGCCCGAATGCTGTGCTGATCTTTGACGTTGAGCTGGTCTCGCTACAGTCAAAATAACACTCTCGCTATCTCAGGCTGGCAACATAAACTTCGTCTTTTTGCTGTCACTTGGAGAGCGTGTAAAACCCTGCAACACGATGCAAGGGGTGGAGGTTCACTCCTTTGAAGAGGTTGGTCTTCGCCATATTGGTTGTTCTTGGCCTTTGGTTTCTTGTAGACCCGTTCGGCAATATTATTTCCCCGAGAATGCGGAACCTCGCGCGGTAACGGCCAGGGGGGATCTGGCTGCCGATGAGCAAAACACCATTGATATCTTTCGGAATAATTCGCCGTCGGTGGTGTATGTCACCAGCATTGCCCTCAGACGAGGTTTTTTTCGATGAATGCCGTCGAGATCCCCCCAAGGTACTGGCTCTGGTTTTATCTGGGATATAGGTGCGGAGATTATCTTGACCACACTGAGAGATAATAAAATATTTGACGTTCCCCTCAGGCTCACAGCTATGAATTGAGGATTTGAATAAAAGCTCATTCATGCAACAATATACTAATTTTATACCCAATCCAATGTTCAGAATTCCCTATATTATAGGATTTTATTCCGTCTCTGAGGCAATCCGTCGGGTGAGTGATGCTTTGTTCTCATCTTCCCCCGCGGTTTTTTCACGTGCTCTTCTTGCCAATCCCAGAGCTATAGGAGCTGCCTGTCCCAGTTCTTTGAAGCTGGCTCGGACGATTGCCGATTTGGTCACTCTGCCGGACGATGATAGTCTTGTGCTGGAGCTAGGCGGTGGCACTGGCATTGTGACAAAAGCCTTGTTGCAACGCGGTGTAGCTCCAGACAAATTAGTGGTTGTTGAATTGGATAGGTTGCTGGCTCGGTACCTGAAGCAACGATTCCCGGATGTTGCCGTAATTCAAGGCAACGCGGTCAAGCTCTGTCAGTTGTGTAATCGGTATGAAAGAAATATCGGAACCGTGGTTTCTAGTCTGCCTCTGCTTTCCCTACCTTCCACCTCGGTGGCAGCTCTTGGCGGTGAGATACAGAAGATGCTGGGACAAAAGGGTTCGCTCGTTCAGTATACTTATCTTCTAAATAATCGTCCCTCGCCCCTTGCGGCATATCTAGACAGGATTTCAACACAAACCGTGTGGTACAACATACCACCCGCCAAAATCGAAGTATTCAGGGCTCGTGCTCCACTTACTAAAACATCTGACAATAAAACCTTATGATATTTTTTGAAACACAAGCATCACTATGACACTCTTTCAGAGATACCAAAAAGCAGGCATCATCGTCATGCGTATTTTCAGGTGGGACTTGCAGCTTCATTTTTTCTGGGGCTTTACTCTGACCCTGCTCGGTATCTATTGGTTGCCGTTGTGTGGAGCCGGAATTGCGATCACCGTGATTAAAGAATTTCTGGACGTTTGGAGCAAAGGCTCATGGAGTTGGGGTGATTTTTGGTGGGGGATCGTCGGCTCACTTGTATCGTTGGCATTTTTATACACCCAGGAAATTGGGTGATAGCCAGTACAAAACTCCACTTTAACTTTGGCTAATCAGATGCTTTTTGACACTTTTTTTATTGCCTTTCCTGGCTTGGTTCATTTTATTTTATCATGCCTTCCACCCTCATCCTCACTTGCTTTTTGCTCTGGGCCGGAAAATCACGCGAGATTCTCTTACTGGTTGTAGGGTTTTCAACAACAGCGATTGCCGTCCATACCGCTAAATTGATCTTCCGCAGACCAAGGCCGGATTCACTTGTGCACCTAGTCCCTACGCCGACAGACTGGTCATTTCCAAGCGGTCATACCGCCCAGGCGACTGCCTTTTTCCTCTCAGTCACCCTTATTGCCATTCGTATCCTGCCACCGTTTTGGGCAATGCTGACTACTATTTTTAGCCTGCTAATCATTATCGGTGTCGGTTATTCGCGAATCTATCTCCAGGTCCACTATCTTTCAGATGTTCTGGCTGGAATGGCATTGGCAGTTTTTCTAGTTCTGGTGGTAAACGCGCTGCTCCCCAACCGTTACCTGCCAATTGGTAAATGAATTGATATCTGAATTTCAACATCAACCAAATTGCAAGTACAAATAAAGGAATCACCATGCGCAATAAATTTCTCAATACCGGTGAGATTGGCTATCATCCAATACGCAAGATCATGGTTTGTATTTCAGGCCTGCGCTATGCCATCCGCTATGACTTCAGTGTTACCTATAAGGTCTGCATTTCGCTGATCACTCTAATCATATGTTTTTTGTTACGACGCTGGGTCGATTTCCTGCTGATCCTGTCTGCAACTTCACTGGTACTGATTGCCGAGTTGTTCAACAGCGCCATTGAGGCTCTGTGCGATTTCATCGAAACCCATGAGAATCATAAAATCAAGGTTGTAAAAGATATATCAGCGGCGGCGGCCGGCATCAGCATTCTGTTGTGGGTTGTAATACTGATTGTTGAATTTTCGCATCTCTGGCGTATCATGGCCGACTCATAGCGTCCTCAAAAGAAAGCAGTAGATAAAAAAGTTGCCAATGTCAAAGGGATGGCATCTTTATGCCCAAAATGCCATTTTGCTGCTCTGATTCGTTGATTTTGGGACTACGGCTCTGCGTAGTTCAGACTAATCTTGTGCACTTTCTTTTATTGGTATCAAGTGTCGGGATAGTGAAACATGAAAAGAGAAGTAGCGCCGGAAATTTGGATAAGCCTTTAAGTGGAAAATCTGCCACCAAGAAGGTCCATTAAAAGGCTTAATCAAGAAACAGAAAATGGCAAAATAAAACGGATCGTGGTTTGATCATCGGAAGAGCGAATACTGTTGGTGTATTAGCGGTTAAGTTCATCCCAGTCCCGCCACTCTACCTGATGAATTGCCAGATAGCGATCGACCGCCTGACCAAGAGTGGGAAAAAAGTTCTCAGTGCCCAATGTTGTGAATAACTCGTAGCTCTTCAATCGATCTTTAACTGGGCCTTTCATTTCCGCAAAACATAGTTCCATGCCTTCGGCGTGAAGAGCCTTATCGAGTGCTGCCAAAGCATCGGCAGCGGTGATATCGATGTCGGTTACCGGCTCGGCTGCGACGACGATCCACTTGGTCCGGGTTGGTGCTTGAGCGATCGCTTGCAAGATATGCTCATGGAATATTTCGGCATTAGCAAAGAATAGCGGTGCATCCCATCGAAATAATACCAGCCCCGGAATCCGCTTCGCCTCAGGATGACGCGAGATGTCGTGATACCCCTTTAAGCCATCAACGCGGCCCAACACCGCATCGTATGGCCGCCACGCGCGCCAGATAAAGGCAAGTAACGCTAATCCCACGGCCATGAAGATGCCCTGAATCACACCAATCAGCGCCACACCTAGAAAGCTCACCATCGATAATACGAATTCGCTGCGCCGCAATCGATACAGTCGTATCACACCGGTAATTTCGACAAGCGAGAAACAGGCGTAGATCACGATCGCGCCCAAGGCAGCGGTGGGCAAATTCTTCAATAGCCTCGGTGCGAAGATCAACAACAGCGCGATGCAGACCGCACCAACCAACCCCGTAAGCTGCGATTTGGCGCCGGCCGATTCGGCTACCGGGGTACGAGATGCGCTACTGCTGATGGAGAAACCTTGAAAAAGTCCGGTGGCCACATTTGCCACGCCCAGCGCGATGAGTTCCTGATTGCGGTCAACTTCGTAGGCGCCGCGTAAAGCAAAGGTCCGCGACAGCACGCTCATGTCGGCAAATGCCACTAATGCAATCGCCAGGGCACTGGCAAACAAAGTGCTTAATTCATCAAGTGATACACTCGGGATTTGAAAAGCTGGGAGACCTTGGGGCAGTGGCCCCATCACCGCAACACTGTTTTGCACTGCAAGATTGAACCACCATACGGCGATCGTCGCTCCGCCGACTGCGATCAGGATACCGGGGACTTTAGGAGCCCAGCGTTTAAAACCGACGATTACCAGCAAGCAGGCCAAGCCGATCACTAATGTGGTCTTGTTTGTTTGGCCGTCCATAATACCGGCCACGAGGTTATTGGCTTCTTGAATAAGATTACCGCCGCTGACGGAGAAACCGAATATTTTGGGAAGCTGGCCGACCAACACCGTGATAGCAATACCATTCAGATAACCATAACGAATGGGCTTCGATAGCAGATCGGTGACAAAACCGAATCTGGCAAGACCAGCCAAGATGCATAACGCACCCGTCAATATGGCAAGCAGTCCCGCAAGGATCACCAACCGATCGGGGTTCCCGGAACCTAACGGCAGAATTGTCGCGGCGATGATACCGGCGAGCGCTGAATCTGGCCCTAGCACCAGAATGCGGCTCGGCCCGAAGAGAGTGTAGGCAACAAGTGGAACGATGGTGGCGTATAGACCGCAAATGGCGTGCAAGCCTGCGGCTTCAGCATAACCCATGCCGGTAGGTACAAGGATGGCCGTAAGGACGAGACCTGCTACCAAGTCTTTGGCCAGCCAGCTACTCTGATATGTGTGAACCAGCGCGAGGACGGGTAGCCAGCTATGCAAGCCGCGCGGGCGAGCGGCACGAGCGAAGGGATTACTGGGCTCCCCTTCTTTTTGTGGGACAGTCGGGCCAGGAGTTGAGGTCATGTAAACGGCTCATCAATAAGGTATGTTTATTGTCGCTGATTCAGGTACAGGATGGATAACGAGGATAAAACACCAGAATTTCCAAAGCTTGATACAATAACGATACGATCAGCCAGGTCATGGACAATCAGGGCAGTAGTCGATCGGCGTTTCATAATAGCGTTAACCTCATATTTAAAAGAGGATCGATCTGTTCCGTTGTCGTCTGCATCAATTAAATTTCCATAACGAGAGTAACTCAGACTAATCTTGTGCACTTTCATCTGTCGGTATCAAGTGCCGAGATATTGAAACATAAAAAATGACTCCTTGGGGTTTGGCTGGTTCCTGCCAAACTGCACCACCATGCAAAGCTGCGATCTCCTTGACGATGGCCAACCCCAGCCCGGATCCCTGGATTTCTGTTGAAGATGTCTCCCGATTGAACCAATTGAAAATATTGTCGGAATCTTTTCCTTTTAAACCTTGGCCATCATCTGTAATTGTAAATATGTGCAAATCATCTGCCAACCGATAGCCAATTTCAATCCTAGTTAATCCATATCCCCCATGTTTTAATGAATTTTCTATAATATTCCTGAAAATTCTTATAATTGAAAGTCGGTCTGCAACCAGGGTGTCTGGAACGTTTTCTGAGATGACCCACTGCACAGAACGGGTATTGAGCTGGATGAAAAATTCCTCTTGAAGAAGCGGGAAAACTTTTTCCAGAGAAATTTCTTTGATGTTCAATTGAGTTTCTTTTGCTGAAATGAAGCTGTTGATTTTATCAACAAGAGAAGCGATATCTTCCGAGGACTGTTGGATTTGCTCACAAATTTTTTTCCCTCTATCAGTGAGTTCATTGCCATATTTATTGTTGAGAATTCTCGCTAGGCCAAGAATGGCAATTGCCGGATTCTTGAGATCATGAGCAACTGAATAGGAAAAAAGTTTAATTTTTTCAGAGCTTCTTTGGAGTTCCTCTTCTGCTTTCTTCCGATCCGAGATTTCATTAAGAAGATGTTGATTCTGGGTAGCAAGCTCCCTTGTTCGTTCTTCCACCCGTAATTGCAGTTCATCGTGGGCGTTCTGAAGAGCTTCCGTGGCACGTTTGCTCTCGATGATGTGGCCAAGTCTTTCCGCAATCGCATTCAGTAGACTTCGTTCTTCTGTTAAAAATTTTCCTTCATCATTTTTAGACTTATTTTCAAATATGAAAACTTCTAAAATCCCAATTTTTTCTTTGTTGACTATAATTTCCTGGGATTGGAACCAGACAGTTTCAGTGAATTGTTTTGTCCTATATGAGTGGTTGTTCAGCTCGATTCGGGCACAGGTAATTTCTGGGTATTGCCAAGCTGCGGGGATAAGGTCTACAGTTCTTTGAATTATGGCCTCAAGAGTCAAATGATCTTCATCAACAAGTCTTGAGATACCATACAGGCAACTCAGCTCCTTGATACGTTCTTGGAGCTCAAGAGTTGTTTTTCTAAGGGCATCGTCTGCCCGTTTTTGTTGGACAATCTCCCAGGTAACGTCGGCAAGGTAGGAAACGATTTCCACATCCCGTTGTGTGTAATCAGTCGGCTTATTCCCTATTCCAAGAAAGGCAACTGCCTTATCTTTCCGTATCACCGGCACCACAAGTTCTCGAATCACTTTGGCATGGCCCTCAGGCATTCCCTTCTTATGCGGTAGAGATGAGTAGTCATTGTGGATAACTACTTTTTTCTGAGGTAAACAGTCTACCCAAACTCCAGCCTGGTCAATACTGTGATGAGTGCCCATTCCCTCAGCTTGACAAAATTCTTTAAGTGTCCGGGTAGACCATTTTTGCAAAGAAAGTGATTTTTGGTCGGAATCAACAAAGTGATAAAACCCGATGGGGCTATCAAGCAAAGTCCCAACCTCATCTAAAGCTTGGGACAAAAGCTCATCTAGAGTGTGAGTATTGGCATATTCGATGAGAGAAAGACGAATTTTAAGAAAACCTTCCAACAATTGTTTTCCGTCGATATCGTTGTGTTTTTGGTCATTCATCTTTGATGAACCATGAAAATATGTCGAATCCTACTGGACCCTTCAGTAACCAAGGTGCACCCGATCAAATTGTTATGCTTACACAATTGATTGATGACTGAGGGGGCCGCCTATTTCTACCTTTAAGTTTCACCTACGGAACTTCCTCAGAAGATCTTGCAAGCAACCAGGCCAACTGTTGTGTGAGTTGGGTCTGTCTTTTCGCTCATTTCGGGCAAAACTACGAATGTCAGTGATGCCCATTATGCTGTCATACTTTACTCTCCCTGAGATTTCTTTTCTACCATTGCTGAAATACCGCTTGCCTTACGCCGGTAAAAAACAATGTATACCACCATCAACAAACAACTCCCGACGACAGCCCAAATTACCGCCTGTTTTGAATAAGACATGATCAAATCTTGATTTTGCCCGATGAGATAACCGATCCAGGTAAGGACTGAGCACCAGAGGAACGCACCAAGTAATGTGTACATGGAAAAACGTAAATGGTTCATCCGGTAAAGTCCTGCTGGGATTGAAATCAAATGCCTTACTACCGGTAACAGCCTGCCAATAAATGTTGAGATTTCGCCATGTCGAAGAAAAAACCGTTCAATCCGATGAAATTTTTCTGGTGGAATAAGTATATATTTTCCGTATTTAAGTATTAACGGCCTGCCAATATAGAGTGCTCCATAATAGTTTGCATATGCACCGGCAAGACTCCCCAAAGAGCCAGCTAATATTGCGAGCCAGGGATTCATGAGTCCCTGTTGTGCGAGGTATCCAGCTGGAGGCATAACCAATTCACTCGGGACAGGAATAAGAGAACTTTCCATGGCCATGAGAAAAAATATCCCCGGATATCCTAAGATACCGATCCCTTCAACCAGCATCTTCATAAAACTACTGATCATGCAATCACTCCGTATTGCGCCATAAATGAATTAATAGCGATTTCTTGAAAGAAACGGATTAAATGTCTGAATAACTTGTTTGGGTAATTCTTAAGAAACCACTATCCAATTGAAGGATAGTGGGCAAAAAAAATTTCCCCTTCAAATCAATGAACTCGCCTCACTCTGCATCTAACCGTTTTTTTCTCATTCGTTTGATTTTCGCCTGCGATTAGTTCGAATCGGCTTCTGGCGCTGCTTTGCAAGCTCACGTTGCAAGGAAAGAATGAGTCTTTCAAAGCTGGATCGAAACACCTCAAGATAATCAATCCCGGCACCTTTAATTGTAATTTTACCGGTGGGCCGGAGCTTCGCGGAAACCATACATTGCTTGTCTTGGCCTCCTTTTGGGCCGTTGACATCCGAAAAGCGGACCCGGACCCGCATGATGACGGCACGAAACCTCCATAGGAGGATTTGCAGTTGGCGCGCCACGATATTTTTTGATTTTTTGTTAAATTCCAGCTCATTCCATTTGACATCGAAATTCATACAATCCTCTCTTGAGAGTTTCATTAGCGCTTTAATCAGCCGGTGTCCTTGGTTGATCATAAAATAACTGTTTTTAATAATGTTAAAGCTGGCGCCTAATCAATAATTACCTCTTGTTTTTCAGCATACGCTGTCTTTGCCACCTTCGAGGTACCGAAAAGTGTCATCCCGTCGAACCACAGGTACAGTACAGGAGTGATAAATAACGTAATCATTTGTGAGAACAAGAGTCCGCCGACAATTGCGACACCGAGTGGCTGACGCAATTCAGCTCCCGCGCCTAGCCCGATCGCAAGGGGTAATGCGCCCATGATAGCGCACATAGTCGTCATCATGATTGGCCTGAAGCGGAGCAAACAAGCCTTGCGAATCGCCTGTGCAGGTGGCATGTTTTCCCGGCGTTGTGCATCTAAGGCGAAGTCGATCATCATAATTGCGTTCTTTTTTACCACACCAACCAGCAACAAAATACCAATCATGGCAATGAAGCTGAGCTCTAACCCGGTTATTCGTAAAGCCAAAAGTGCACCAACAGCAGCCGATGGAATACCAAGCAAAATCGTAACAGGATGTATCCAGCTCTCATACAGCATGCCGAGAATCACATAGATCACGGCTATCGCAATAACGATCAACCATAACTGGGTGCTTTGTGATTTTTGAAAGAGTGCTGCAAGACCGGCGTAAGAACCGAAAATGGAAACAGGGAGTGCGATTTGTTGCTGCGCGGCTTTGATTGCCATCGTTGCATCGGACAGTGCTTTTCCGGGTTGAATGTCGAACGAAATCGTCACCGCCGGTAGCTGCCCTTGATGATTGATTGCCATGGTACCTTTCGCTCGATTGACTTTGGTGAAGGCACTGAGGGGGACCAACGTTCCGGTAGCGTTGCGCACCTGGATTTTCGAAAGACTACTCTCATCGCGGCGATACTCATCGGCGAGTTCCATGATGACCTGATAGCTGTCCTCCGGTGCATAGATAGTCGATACCTGTTGCGTGCCGTAGGCTGCATACAAGGTGCTGCGCACCCCGGCCATGTCAACACCCAAAAGCGACGCCTTGTCACGATCAACCAGCAAACGTGCCTCAAGACCATCCCGTTGAGAATCTGAATTTAACCCGACGAACACGTCTGATTTTTTTAATTCAGCAATTAATTTCTCAGCCCAAACATCCAAGTCATCGGGGCTCACCGATTGCAGTGTGTATTGGTACATACTCTTCGAGCCGCGACCACCGATTTTAAGATTCTGAACCGGACTGAAAAACATCTGGATATTCGGCAGGAAACTGGTTTCCTTGCGCAACTGCGTCAACACAGCAGCCATAGGCGGTCGTTTACCAATGGTTTTGAGAGTGATGAAAAATGAAGTCGAATCATGGTTAACTCTCGAAACCACATCCTTTACGTTGGGATCCTTTAATATCACGGCTTCAAGCTGTGATAGCACGGCCAACCGTCCTTCATACGACATATCCTGAGGCGCATCGACATTAGCGGAAATCTGCCCGGTGTCTTCCAGAGGGAAAAAACCCTTGGGCGCGATAATATAAAGCCAGGCGGTAAAAGCAAAGGTGGCAAAGGCCACGGTTAGCACGACCGTTCGATGGGCCAAGGCCCAGTCAAGAGCGAGGCTATACTTATTCAACACATAGTTGAATCCATTCTCAAATGATCGCCTCCAAGCGGGCGGAGAACGACGTTCATGGCGATTTTTGATCAGCATCGGCACCAGCACAGGGATAAGCGTTAGGGCTGCGGCGGCTGATACCACAATTGCAAGCGATACAACGATGGCAAACTCATGAAAAAGCAAACCGATTGTGCCGGGCATGAAAAAAATCGGGATAAAGACGGCGATGAGCGAAATCGATATTGATATAACGGTAAAAGCAACCTCGGAGGAGCCACGAACTGCTGCCGCATATGGCTCCATGCCTTCTTCTATATAGCGCATGATGTTTTCCAGCACTACGATAGCATCGTCGACCACCAATCCAACGGCAATCGTTAATCCCATCAGCGAAATATTGTTGAGGCTCAAACCGAATGCGTACATCAGGCCAAAGGTGGCGAGCAGCGAGATAGGCAAGGTTATTGATGGAATCAACGTTGCGGTTATCTGGCGCAGGAATAATAAAATCACCATGATGACGAGGCCGGTGGTCAGGAGCATAGTCAGATTGACGTCGTGAATAGAGTTGCGAATCGAGATCGACCGATCATTGAGCAACTGCACTTTTACCGAGCCGGGCATTTGACTTTCCAACTTTGGAATCATGGCTCGAATGGCGTCAATCGTGGCAACAGTATTGGCACCCGGCTGACGCCGGATCGCCAGGAGAATCGAGCTTTCGCCATTAATCGAGCTGGCATTGTTGGTGCTCTCTATACTGTCGAGAACCGTTGCAAAATCAGATATTCGAACTGATCGGCCATCATGCGATGCCACAATAATGTTGCCGAAATCTTTGGCTTTCATCAGTCCTGCGGGCATTTGCAGTGACATCATCTGCCGATTACTGTCAAGCTCGCCGATTGGCGCATTGGAGTTGGCCGCTTTTAATGCCGCACTTACGTCGGCTAAGGTCAGGTTTACGGCGGCCAGTCGATCCGGATCGACTTCGATGCGTACAGCAAATCGCTTATGCCCGTAGACATTTACCTGCGCCACACCGTTCAACGTCGAAAGAGCAGGTACAATAAGATTGTCGGAATACCCATTCAGATCGGTTACCTTTAAGGCAGGCGAACTGAGGCCAATCAGCAATACCGGGTCATCGGCGGGATTGATCTTTCTGTATGATGGCGGCGTCGTCATTTCGGTCGGCAATGATCGAGTAGCCCGGTACAGCGCTGCCTGTACATCGCCGGCAGCAGCGTCGATATTGCGACCTGGATCGAATTCCAGGGTGATCTGTGTTTCGCCCTGAATGCTGCTGGACGTTGTCGTGAGCAGTCCGGGGATTGCGGTAAACTGTTTTTCAAGCGGTGTCGCAACCGACGTTGACATGGTTGCCGGGCTCGCGCCGGACAATGTCGCGCTGACCTGAATGGTGGGTGTATCGTAGTTGGGCAATGCAGAGATAGGAAGCTGCAGCCAGCACGCAACCCCACCGACAATTACACTTAGCCACAGCAGTATCGTGGCGATCGGACGCTGCATGCATTGTTCGGAAATTTTCATTTTACCGACTCGCTCGCCATGGTGCCGGCACCAGTAGGTTTGTCAGGCGAACTCTTGGGACCGTTCGGATCCGTCACTTGGACCAACATCCCGATGCGCAGATTCTGGCCACCTTCGAGAACCACACATTCACCACTTTTTAATCCATCAATCACGGCCATTTCATCTTGAACACGTATCAAGGTCACTGGTTTGGAGAATACCTTGCTGTCACCATCCACCGCATACACAAAACGCCCAATGGGTCCTTCCATGATCGCCTGTGGTGGTAGGACCACGGCCCCCTTGCTAACACCTGCATGCAACGTGACCCGCACGAAGGCGCCGGGCCATAAATTCTGCTGCGGATTGGGAAAAGCAGCTTTCATATTAATGCTGCCTGTATCGGTGTTGACCGTGTTGTTGATAAACGAGAGCTTGCCTTCAATTGTTTTGCCATCAGGATTGTTGATAGAAACGATTATCGGTGCACTTGCGCGCGCCGCAAGGATCGGATTTAAGTTTTGTTCAGGCAGGCTGAATTCAACCCCTATAGGATCAAATTGCGCAAGAGTTACCAAAGGCGCGGTTGCGGACACCTGGGCCAGACTTCCAGCATGAACTGTCACAGCGCCGGCTTTGCCGGAAAGCGGTGCAGTGATAGTGGTATGTGCGACCATCACCCGTGCGCTCTCTATTTCAGCTTCAGCGGCTTTGAACTGGGCGTGCAAGGCATCGGCTTTGCTGGCGGCTGTATCGACCGCGCTGGGAGCAATAAAATTTGATTTCGCCAGTTCTGTTGCTCGACTAAAGTCGCGCTTGGCATCGGCAAGCTGCGCAGTGATTTGCGCAGCCTGTGCCTCAAACCGTTTTAACTGCGCTGTTGCATCACTTGCGTCTAGCGTGAACAATAATTGACCAACTGTAATTTCATCACCTTCCTTAAAATTCACGCTCTTAATTGTTCCAGTGAGTTGTGGCCGTACGTCTACTTGGCTAAGCGCAACAAGATGTCCCTGCGCTGAAAATTCAATGGGAAAGTCCTGTGTCTTTGTCGCCGTCACACTCACCAAAGGAGGT comes from the Desulforhopalus sp. genome and includes:
- a CDS encoding DedA family protein, which translates into the protein MISSFMKMLVEGIGILGYPGIFFLMAMESSLIPVPSELVMPPAGYLAQQGLMNPWLAILAGSLGSLAGAYANYYGALYIGRPLILKYGKYILIPPEKFHRIERFFLRHGEISTFIGRLLPVVRHLISIPAGLYRMNHLRFSMYTLLGAFLWCSVLTWIGYLIGQNQDLIMSYSKQAVIWAVVGSCLLMVVYIVFYRRKASGISAMVEKKSQGE
- a CDS encoding efflux RND transporter permease subunit, which produces MKISEQCMQRPIATILLWLSVIVGGVACWLQLPISALPNYDTPTIQVSATLSGASPATMSTSVATPLEKQFTAIPGLLTTTSSSIQGETQITLEFDPGRNIDAAAGDVQAALYRATRSLPTEMTTPPSYRKINPADDPVLLIGLSSPALKVTDLNGYSDNLIVPALSTLNGVAQVNVYGHKRFAVRIEVDPDRLAAVNLTLADVSAALKAANSNAPIGELDSNRQMMSLQMPAGLMKAKDFGNIIVASHDGRSVRISDFATVLDSIESTNNASSINGESSILLAIRRQPGANTVATIDAIRAMIPKLESQMPGSVKVQLLNDRSISIRNSIHDVNLTMLLTTGLVIMVILLFLRQITATLIPSITLPISLLATFGLMYAFGLSLNNISLMGLTIAVGLVVDDAIVVLENIMRYIEEGMEPYAAAVRGSSEVAFTVISISISLIAVFIPIFFMPGTIGLLFHEFAIVVSLAIVVSAAAALTLIPVLVPMLIKNRHERRSPPAWRRSFENGFNYVLNKYSLALDWALAHRTVVLTVAFATFAFTAWLYIIAPKGFFPLEDTGQISANVDAPQDMSYEGRLAVLSQLEAVILKDPNVKDVVSRVNHDSTSFFITLKTIGKRPPMAAVLTQLRKETSFLPNIQMFFSPVQNLKIGGRGSKSMYQYTLQSVSPDDLDVWAEKLIAELKKSDVFVGLNSDSQRDGLEARLLVDRDKASLLGVDMAGVRSTLYAAYGTQQVSTIYAPEDSYQVIMELADEYRRDESSLSKIQVRNATGTLVPLSAFTKVNRAKGTMAINHQGQLPAVTISFDIQPGKALSDATMAIKAAQQQIALPVSIFGSYAGLAALFQKSQSTQLWLIVIAIAVIYVILGMLYESWIHPVTILLGIPSAAVGALLALRITGLELSFIAMIGILLLVGVVKKNAIMMIDFALDAQRRENMPPAQAIRKACLLRFRPIMMTTMCAIMGALPLAIGLGAGAELRQPLGVAIVGGLLFSQMITLFITPVLYLWFDGMTLFGTSKVAKTAYAEKQEVIID
- a CDS encoding efflux RND transporter periplasmic adaptor subunit yields the protein MAINKKTTILIGLIIIGSTLTFTFGFFFGPKTESTIPKKPPLVSVTATKTQDFPIEFSAQGHLVALSQVDVRPQLTGTIKSVNFKEGDEITVGQLLFTLDASDATAQLKRFEAQAAQITAQLADAKRDFSRATELAKSNFIAPSAVDTAASKADALHAQFKAAEAEIESARVMVAHTTITAPLSGKAGAVTVHAGSLAQVSATAPLVTLAQFDPIGVEFSLPEQNLNPILAARASAPIIVSINNPDGKTIEGKLSFINNTVNTDTGSINMKAAFPNPQQNLWPGAFVRVTLHAGVSKGAVVLPPQAIMEGPIGRFVYAVDGDSKVFSKPVTLIRVQDEMAVIDGLKSGECVVLEGGQNLRIGMLVQVTDPNGPKSSPDKPTGAGTMASESVK